The Lancefieldella sp. Marseille-Q7238 genomic interval TTGTACAGGACGGCAAACTTGACGTTGACGGCAAGACCTATGTGGTTCGTGAGCTTGCCTCCCAGGAAATGAAGAATTCCGCCGGCGCCACATGGGACGCGGCAACCGCAGGCAACGCCATTTCCGCCTGGGCCGCTGACTTTGGCGATCAGATTGACGTCGTCGTCTCCAATAACGACGGTATGGGCATGGCAATGTTTAACGCCTATTCCAAGAAGGAAGGCCTTCCGACCTTTGGATACGACGCCAACTCCGACGCGGTGGCCGCCATCGCCGATGGTTTCACCGGCACCATCTCCCAGCACCCGGATATTCAGGCGTACCTGACGCTCCGTCTGCTTCGTAATGCCCTTGATGGCGTCGACATCAATACGGGTATTTCTTCCAAGGATGACGCAGGAAACGTTTTGTCCTCCAGCGACTACAAATACGAAGCCGATCAGCGTTCCTACTACGCGCTGAACGTTGCCGTTACTAGTGACAACTACAAGGACTTCTTGGATGCAACCACTCCGTATCCTGACGCTTCGAAGCAGCTTGACGCCTCCAAGAGCCCTGAGAAGAAGGTGTGGCTGAACATCTACAACTCCGCTGACAACTTCTTGAGCTCCACCTATCAGCCGCTGCTTCAGAAGTATGACAAGCTTCTGAACCTCAAGGTCGAGTATATCGGCGGCGACGGCCAGACTGAGGCGAATATCACCAACCGCCTTGGCAACCCAAGCGAGTACGACGCCTTCGCCATCAACATGGTTAAGACCGACAATGGCTCGTCTTATACGCAGCTCCTTCAGAACTAACCGACTGCTGTAACTGCGTGCAATCCGAGAGGAGGGGAGCTGCTCCTCTCCTCTCGGTGTTTCTCGATAGCTGGCTTCTTGCAGGCCAGAAATATACCGCGAGAAGAACAGTACGAGAGAAACAAAGGGGTGATAAAATGGCTGATTTGCAAGATGATGTCGTCCTCTCCATTAAGGGCATGAGCAAATCCTTCGGCCGCAACCGCGTGCTTGATCATATTGATCTTGAAGTGCGTCGGGGTACGGTCATGGGTCTTATGGGCGAGAATGGCGCGGGCAAGTCCACCATGATGAAGTGCCTGTTTGGCACCTATCAAAAAGATGAAGGTCAAATATTTCTCGATGGCAGAGAAGTCAGCTTTTCCGGACCTAAGGACGCGCTTGAAAATGGCGTCGCTATGGTTCACCAAGAGCTTAATCAATGTCTTGAGCGCAATGTCATTGACAATCTCTTCTTAGGCCGCTATCCAGTCAATGCCATGGGTGTCATTGATGAAGGACGCATGAAAAAAGAGGCGAACGAACTCTTTCGCCGTTTAGGCATGACTGTCAATCTGACGCAGCCGATGAAGAAAATGTCCGTTTCTCAGCGTCAGATGGTTGAGATTGCGAAAGCGATTTCGTATAACGCAAAAATCATCGTGCTTGATGAGCCTACATCTTCGCTTATGGCTCAGGAAGTCGACAAGCTCTTCTCGATGATTCGCATGCTGAAAGAACAGGGAATTTCCCTGGTTTATATTTCCCATAAGATGGATGAGATTTTTGATATCTGCGATGACGTCTCGGTGCTGCGTGACGGCAAATTGGTGATGACCAAAGCCGCCAAAGAGACCAGTATGAATGAGCTTATCGCTGCGATGGTAGGCCGTTCGCTTGAAAATCGATTCCCCAATGTCGACAACAATCCGGGTGATACGTATCTTTCGATACAGCACCTGTCAACAAAGTATGCGCCGTATCTGCAAGATGTAACGTTTGAGGTTAAAAAAGGCGAGATATTCGGCCTTTACGGTTTGGTTGGCGCAGGCCGCACTGAGCTTCTGGAAACTATTTTTGGCGTGCGGACGCGGGCGGCCGGTCGTGTCTACGTCAACGGTCATCTTATGAATTTCTCGAGCGCTGCTGAGGCTATGGATCACGGCTTTGCCATGATTACCGAAGAGCG includes:
- a CDS encoding sugar ABC transporter ATP-binding protein; the protein is MADLQDDVVLSIKGMSKSFGRNRVLDHIDLEVRRGTVMGLMGENGAGKSTMMKCLFGTYQKDEGQIFLDGREVSFSGPKDALENGVAMVHQELNQCLERNVIDNLFLGRYPVNAMGVIDEGRMKKEANELFRRLGMTVNLTQPMKKMSVSQRQMVEIAKAISYNAKIIVLDEPTSSLMAQEVDKLFSMIRMLKEQGISLVYISHKMDEIFDICDDVSVLRDGKLVMTKAAKETSMNELIAAMVGRSLENRFPNVDNNPGDTYLSIQHLSTKYAPYLQDVTFEVKKGEIFGLYGLVGAGRTELLETIFGVRTRAAGRVYVNGHLMNFSSAAEAMDHGFAMITEERKANGLFLKGDLTFNTTIANLNQYKSGPMLSDPKMTKATVKELKVMNTKAMGPDDLISSLSGGNQQKVIFGKWLERYPKVFLMDEPTRGIDVGAKYEIYELIIDMAKKGTTIIVVSSEMPEILGITNRIGVMSNGRLSGIVDTKHTNQEELLRLSAKYL
- a CDS encoding substrate-binding domain-containing protein; this translates as MSRRKFVEFCGLGVLSVAGTSALAGCDNSNKSDDSGKNASAGGAVANKDKPVVFFNRQPSNSSTGELDMATLNFNKDTYYVGFDANQGAEEQGKMVLEYVKKNAAKLDRNGDGTIGYVLAIGDIGHNDSIARTRGVRKALGTAVEKDGKVVSDPVGKNLDGSATVVQDGKLDVDGKTYVVRELASQEMKNSAGATWDAATAGNAISAWAADFGDQIDVVVSNNDGMGMAMFNAYSKKEGLPTFGYDANSDAVAAIADGFTGTISQHPDIQAYLTLRLLRNALDGVDINTGISSKDDAGNVLSSSDYKYEADQRSYYALNVAVTSDNYKDFLDATTPYPDASKQLDASKSPEKKVWLNIYNSADNFLSSTYQPLLQKYDKLLNLKVEYIGGDGQTEANITNRLGNPSEYDAFAINMVKTDNGSSYTQLLQN